The following proteins are co-located in the Apium graveolens cultivar Ventura chromosome 5, ASM990537v1, whole genome shotgun sequence genome:
- the LOC141660896 gene encoding putative F-box protein At1g32420: MYSNSHVCNENPIIPEDIIRLEILTRLSVKSLMRFRCICKSWQSLISSDPVFIKSHHACSSIDTNDRLVVFRFYKHPDTCYPDESNHPLVWRDTMLAGSVNGIVCFYHNYGGNVVISGFEIWNPAIHQYKYVPPPSAYNVSHRPCIGFSFDPIENDYKVIHITHNDAMPLVADVYSCNADSWSNISVSSSFILEDGEISQHATNVNGILYRSYHKKGDYKTHFPVSFDTRAEVFTMFPSLDYLPAKYFALVNLKNSLAIIVYDFADVSYVDVFVLNQAMSSNGETLSKLYTVGPITLERNMEILQCSRDGELIFKNAEALKYVCIDPETHAIGSTSIHPFDSHFKIPAYTCAFGYTETLVSVMGMKQVKTDECVVTCQLHDFLLQKFFYLPQNQMLESLDPCRIELFSFLLHLESIDTELLQHQLLSPECLALH, from the exons ATGTACAGTAATTCTCATGTGTGTAACGAGAATCCTATTATTCCAGAAGACATCATCCGACTTGAGATTCTCACCCGACTCTCTGTGAAATCCCTTATGCGGTTTCGATGCATTTGTAAATCATGGCAATCTCTGATCTCTTCTGATCCAGTCTTCATTAAATCTCACCACGCTTGTTCCTCTATTGACACTAACGACAGACTGGTTGTTTTTCGTTTCTATAAACATCCTGATACTTGTTATCCAGACGAATCAAACCACCCTCTAGTGTGGCGTGACACAATGTTAGCTGGTTCGGTAAATGGCATAGTGTGTTTTTATCACAACTATGGCGGTAACGTTGTAATATCTGGTTTCGAAATATGGAACCCTGCTATTCATCAGTATAAATATGTGCCCCCTCCATCCGCATATAACGTATCACATAGACCATGTATCGGATTTAGTTTTGATCCCATTGAGAATGATTACAAAGTGATCCACATTACCCATAATGACGCTATGCCATTAGTCGCTGATGTTTACTCTTGTAATGCAGACTCTTGGTCTAACATCAGTGTTTCTTCTAGTTTCATATTAGAGGATGGTGAAATTTCTCAACATGCTACTAATGTCAACGGAATTTTGTATCGGAGTTATCACAAAAAGGGTGATTATAAAACACATTTCCCTGTCTCTTTTGATACAAGGGCAGAGGTTTTCACCATGTTCCCGAGCCTAGATTATTTGCCAGCCAAATATTTTGCTTTGGTGAATTTAAAAAATTCTCTTGCGATTATTGTTTATGATTTCGCTGACGTTAGTTATGTTGATGTTTTTGTGCTCAATCAAGCAATGTCAAGTAATGGTGAAACATTGAGTAAGCTGTACACGGTTGGACCAATAACCTTGGAAAGAAATATGGAGATTCTTCAATGTTCTAGGGATGGTGAGTTGATATTTAAGAATGCAGAAGCACTGAAATATGTGTGTATTGATCCAGAAACCCATGCAATTGGTAGCACTAGCATCCATCCTTTTGATTCTCATTTCAAAATTCCTGCTTATACTTGTGCTTTTGGGTACACTGAGACTTTAGTTTCTGTTATGGGAATGAAGCAAGTTAAAACAGACGAATGTG TTGTTACATGTCAACTCCATGATTTTCTCCTTCAAAAATTCTTCTACTTACCTCAGAATCAAATGCTTGAATCTCTGGATCCATGTAGAATAGAGTTGTTCTCTTTCCTATTACATTTAGAGTCTATAGATACTGAattgcttcagcaccagcttctatctcctgAATGCCTTGCTCTTCATTAG